The genomic interval TCAGGTTCGAAGGGACCGACGTTAATGTCATCTCAGTCTAAAAAGACGCCCCTAGCTGCCGAAAAGCTATGACAATAGATTTGCGATGTAAAGCGAAAGGTTATTTTTTTGTAGAATAGTGTTTGTTCAACATTTAGGAACGGAGTCCAGTATTTTGGAAAATAATAAAAAGTCTACATTAGAAAGACCATGGTGATCTTGGAATACCTTGCCGACCATGGCTTCCGCTTCAGGGGAAAGGACTTCTGCCAACGTGACCACTACGCGTTATCAGAAAGGCCGGGGAGCTTTTTTCGTTGGTCCATGTTTTTTATTACTGCGCATATCCCCAAGAATTCAGCCTGCTGTTAGCAAACTGCGCATATTTTCCTTCACGATTGTTCTGGAGGAATTTGTAGTATTCACTGGCTGCCATACGGCGGTTCCCTAAAGCTTCGTAGGAAACTCCTTTGAAGAACGTTATGATAGAGTTTCCGGGCAATATTTTGTTATATTCATTAAAATCGTTTAGAGCCTGATTATATTGTTTTGTGTTGATATTCAGCACACCTGCAATCTGGAGAGCCTGAGCCTGTGCAGGGTAAACACTTTTCGCCCGATTTGCGAATTGCAAAGCTTCAGTATTTTTGTCCTGAGCCATTTTGCATTTGGACATGAGCAGAAGGCCGACATAATCATCCGGCGCAATGGTGAGTGCTTTGGAAAAATGTTTTTCCGCATCGGTAAAAGCTTTATTGTTCATGGATTCTTCACCTTTTTGCATTTCCTCAATAGCCGGAGCTATTTTGCGAATGGATGCGGTGTTGTCCATATAACGTTCTCGCAGAATTTTACCGTGTTTCTTTGCGTATACGGTGTTTCTTTTTTTAACTGCGTCTGCGTAACGTTCTTCGCTCATAGGATGGGAGGCAAACATCTGCTGTATGAATGACGGATCGGTTTTATGCAGTTTGTTGAGCATGGCCATAAGATCGACCATACCATCCGTATCATATCCTGCTTTATCCATATAACTCATTCCGAGGCTGTCCGCCTGACGTTCGTCCGCGCGGGAATAATTGGCGAGCAGTAAGCTCGCGCCTACTGTGCCCACTTGTGAGGCCAGAGGGGCGAGGTCGCTGCCCTGTGATGAAAGAACTCCTACTCCGACGGCCAGAACTCCCTGGGTTGCCATGCTGGTGCTCATGCGCGCGGCCGTATGCCTTGCATTTACGTGACCTATTTCGTGACCAAGCAGGGCGGCGAGTTCCGCCTCGTTTTCAAGCTTGAGCATAATGCCGCGGGTGCAGGCAATACTGCCGCCCGGGAATGCATAAGCGTTGACATAGTTGGCGTTAACGCAGCGGAAAGTATAGGGCATGTCAGGTCTGTGACTGATGGCCGCGATAGATTGTCCCACCTGATTAACGTACGTATTGACTTCGCTGTCCTGCACAGGGCCGTAGTCGGCGGAGAATTGATGAGGGGCGTTTTGCTTATCGAGCTGAATCTCTTCCTGCTGTGAAACCAGCATGAGCTGTTGCTCTCCGGTCACAGGATTTACTGCGCATCCGGCAAGAACTCCTAGAGTTCCTCCTGCAATAAATTTTAATGCTTGTCTTCTGGATATATCTACTGGGCTTTTAGTCGTAGTCATGTTTCCTCCGTGTTACGAATTATGTCCTAGATATATCGGCTCATTAAGTTTGGCAACCGCATACCAATTTATGAAAAGTCGGTGCAAATATATTAACAGTCTAATCTTGGTTAAGTGTTTTAAAAGTCTCATCTATTAAAACTCTCAATTTGGGTATCAGCTCAGTAAATTGAGATGGAGTTATCCCGATAGTTTTTAATGCATTCTTATCCAAACTTCCTATAACTAAAGATAATCCAAGTTCATAACCAAGAGCACTGGCAAAATAATCGGCTACATGAATAACTGCCGCTTCAATGTCAATTTTGATTGTTTCCGGATCATGATGCCCTGCAGCAGCTTTTACAAGGTTTGGCGGAAGTTCCCAATCTTGGCTGAGAATACCTCCAAGTACAGCATGATTAAATCCCAGCACTTCCACTTCTGCATCATAAAAACTTATTTGTTTTTCGTTAGCAATGCGAATAAGTTCAACTGCAAGGCTTCTTTCACTTTCAAAAATTACATGAACTCCAATGTCGTGGAGGAGGCCCGATACAAAAAAAGGTTCAGGATCTCCTAGATTTGCCGTGCGGGCAATTTCCTGCGCAATAATCCCGCAGGCAATGGAATGTTTCCAGAATTTTTCAAGTTCAAGAACCGCTATTTTAGATTTTTTAAACATGCTGAATGAGACTGTTCCAAGAGCCAGCAGTCCCGCTTTTTGTACGCCCAAAAGCGCAACAGCTTTGCTTGGTGTATCAATTGTCGCACTTAAGTTGAAAGCCTCACTGTTTGCAAGGCGCAGAACAGACGCAACAAGTTTAGGGTCTTTGTTGATTATGGCTACAAGGTCATCGGCAGTACTTTTAGGATCGTTAATTACCCGTTTAATTTGAATTAAAATCTGTGGCAGAGATGGAAGGACAACAGTCTTTTTACTTAAAAAATCTCGAGGGCCTGAAGGCTTTTTACCATCCCATGGTTCAACATGTAAAAGCTTAGGTTTATCTTTGAACTCATCCGGATAATTAACCATGTCATGGTAAACCCGTTTTTGAGCATCTGCTTTCAGCATGCTCACAATCTCGCATTTGTCATCAGATTGGCAGAAGATTCTTTCAGCATATTGGTCTGCTGCTTTTTTAATATCATAGTCGATAGAATGAGTGCTGGTAGTCATTTTTCAATCACCTCAAAAGATTTTGAATTACAGTTGCATAAGTCTAAAGATTGTAATTTATAAGTAGCATAACATCAGAACAGTTTGTATTAAAATATTGAATAATGGGGACTTAAGATTGCTTAAGAGAATTCTTTTTAATATAGAGGACAAAGCTCAAAATATATCTTGAAAATAATTTATGTATGAGTGCATTCATGAATCTATTCCCGTTAAGAGTCTCACTGCCTGATTTAAAGGAGATTATACGTTGCCGGATTTGAAACAGACTTCAAGAAAATATGCGACATCATTTTATCATATGGTTGCGAAAAGCTGGAAAAAAAAACGGTTTATGCAATT from Desulfovibrio gilichinskyi carries:
- a CDS encoding M48 family metalloprotease — translated: MTTTKSPVDISRRQALKFIAGGTLGVLAGCAVNPVTGEQQLMLVSQQEEIQLDKQNAPHQFSADYGPVQDSEVNTYVNQVGQSIAAISHRPDMPYTFRCVNANYVNAYAFPGGSIACTRGIMLKLENEAELAALLGHEIGHVNARHTAARMSTSMATQGVLAVGVGVLSSQGSDLAPLASQVGTVGASLLLANYSRADERQADSLGMSYMDKAGYDTDGMVDLMAMLNKLHKTDPSFIQQMFASHPMSEERYADAVKKRNTVYAKKHGKILRERYMDNTASIRKIAPAIEEMQKGEESMNNKAFTDAEKHFSKALTIAPDDYVGLLLMSKCKMAQDKNTEALQFANRAKSVYPAQAQALQIAGVLNINTKQYNQALNDFNEYNKILPGNSIITFFKGVSYEALGNRRMAASEYYKFLQNNREGKYAQFANSRLNSWGYAQ
- a CDS encoding HDOD domain-containing protein produces the protein MTTSTHSIDYDIKKAADQYAERIFCQSDDKCEIVSMLKADAQKRVYHDMVNYPDEFKDKPKLLHVEPWDGKKPSGPRDFLSKKTVVLPSLPQILIQIKRVINDPKSTADDLVAIINKDPKLVASVLRLANSEAFNLSATIDTPSKAVALLGVQKAGLLALGTVSFSMFKKSKIAVLELEKFWKHSIACGIIAQEIARTANLGDPEPFFVSGLLHDIGVHVIFESERSLAVELIRIANEKQISFYDAEVEVLGFNHAVLGGILSQDWELPPNLVKAAAGHHDPETIKIDIEAAVIHVADYFASALGYELGLSLVIGSLDKNALKTIGITPSQFTELIPKLRVLIDETFKTLNQD